ACCCGTAGTACAGCGGGCCGCGATCGGGGGTTGCGAAGGGGATGTAGGCGGCGACGTAGGCGTTCATCGCGAGCACGACGAGGAACCGGCGCGGTATCGCCCCGCTGCCGACGAGGGCGATGACCCCCGCAGCGACGGCGACGGTCGCCAGCAGCGACGGGATGCGGGTCCATCGCGGCCCGAACAGGTTGGGCACCGTGGGGATCCCCGCCGCGCGGTCGCCCTCGATGTCTTTGACGTCGAAGACCACCGCGGCGATGGTGAGCATGACCGTGACGTACGCGAAGAGAAACAGGATCTCCGGCGAGCGCAGCTGGCCGTAGTAGTAGCCGACGCCGAGGGGAATCGCGCCCCAGGCGAAGCCGACGACGAGATTCTTCACGAGGAAGACTCGCTTGACTCCGCCGACGGAGTAGAGGAACACGACCGCGAGCGGGAGGAGCATGTACACCGCACCGGAGACGTCGAGCGCGACCGCTGTCGCGACCGCAACGACGTAGAG
This portion of the Natrinema salinisoli genome encodes:
- a CDS encoding UbiA family prenyltransferase; amino-acid sequence: MRTPTATHRTPSWVSSLKAGLRFLVHSNLFISLATVSVALTTALLANLPLDPLPLFIVFAATMFVYTVNRFTDLEEDEQNVPQRAAFTKRYGRLWLAVGVGLYVVAVATAVALDVSGAVYMLLPLAVVFLYSVGGVKRVFLVKNLVVGFAWGAIPLGVGYYYGQLRSPEILFLFAYVTVMLTIAAVVFDVKDIEGDRAAGIPTVPNLFGPRWTRIPSLLATVAVAAGVIALVGSGAIPRRFLVVLAMNAYVAAYIPFATPDRGPLYYGFVVDGEHVFLAAVVVALEWAIW